Within Terriglobia bacterium, the genomic segment CCATCAGCGAGATGGCCAGACCTTGAAATATCGGATCAAACAGAATCACGCTCGCGCCCACCACAACCGCCGCCGCCGTCAGCAGCATAGGACGGAAACGTATGGCGCCGGCATCGACAACGGCCTGAGCCAAGGGAACACCATGCGAGCGGCGCAACTCAATGAAATCAACCAGAATGATTGAATTGCGCACAATAATGCCGGCTCCGGCAATGAAACCGATCATGGAAGTCGCGGTAAAAAAAGCTCCCATCATGGCGTGCGCCGGAAGAATACCGACCAGTGTGAGAGGGATCGGCGCCATGATGACAAGCGGAGTCCGGAAGGACTTGAACCAGCCCACCACCAGCACATATATAAGGACCAGTACGGCCGCAAAGGCCAGCCCAAGATCGCGAAACACTTCAATCGTGATGTGCCACTCGCCGTCCCATTTCATTGAATAGTGTTCCGTTGATCCCGGTTGGACTGCGTTGTACCGCTGTACGGAATATCCGTCCGGGAGTTTCAGGCGATCAATGGCTTCATTCATTTTGAAGATCGCATAGACCGGACTCTCTTCCTCACCCGCCAAATCTCCTGTGACATAGACCACCGGCTGCATGTTTTTGCGGTAGGTGCTGCGGTCGATCGTTGTCTCAGTGGCTCGGGTTACCTCCCCGAGCGAAACTTGTCCTCCAGCAGCAGTGCTCAGCTTGATGTTTGATAGCTCATCAATCCCGGATCGATCTGAGCGCCCAAGACGGACCTCAATCGGAATATCTTCCCGGCTGGTTGAACTGTGAAGCAGACCGGCTTCGGCGCCGTGCAGGGCCACCTGAACAGCGCGCGTCACGTCAGCTGCCGAGACTCCATGTAGGGCCGCTTTATCAAGATCTACCTGTATGTTGTATTTTGGCTGCGGATCTTCCACGTACCAGTCAACGTCCACTACTCCAGCCGTGTGCTGAAAGATGTCCTTGATCTTTGCTGCCAGTGCCACTTGGCCGTTGTGATCGGGCCCATAAACCTCTGCTACCAGCGTCTGCAACACCGGTGGGCCTGGCGGGACCTCGCTCACCTTAATGCGGGCGCCGAACTGTTGAGCGATTTGTTGCAGCCCGGGACGCAACCGCCGGGCAATCTCATGACTCTGTGCGTTGCGATCATGCCGCGAGAGCAGGTTCACCTGGATATCCGCCTGGTTGGGCTGGCCGCGCAGGAAATAATGGCGCACGAGTCCGTTGAAGTTGTATGGACCCGCGGTCCCAGAGTAGATCTGATAATTCTCTACCTCGGGCTGCTTTCCCAGATAGCGCGCCAAATCCTGGGCTACGCGCGTGGTTTGTTCCAGCGTAGTACCGTCCGGCATATCCACAATCACCTGGAACTCACTTTTATTGTCAAAAGGCAGCATCTTGACATGCACGAGTTTGAACGGCACAAGAGCGCAGGCGGCCAGCAACAGCACGGCAATGCCGATAAAGAAAATCATGCGGCGTTTTCCGCTGGCAAGTAGCGGCTCCATCAGGCGGCGATAAAGGCGCGTCATCCAGCCTTCAGTCCCATGCGCCTGGGCAGAGCCTTGGTGGGAATAGTGGCGCAGCAATCGCAGGGCGGCCCACGGCGACACAATGAAAGCCACTGCGAGAGAAAAAAGCATCGCCGCCGATGCTCCTACGGGGATCGGTCGCATGTAAGGCCCCATCAATCCCCGGACAAACGCCATTGGCAAGATCGCGGCGATTACGGTAAACGTGGCAAGAATAGTGGGATTGCCGACTTCATCCACGGCCTCCACCGCTACCCGGGCCAGCGGCCTGCCAAAATTTTCCGGCAGCCGAAAATGACGCACAATGTTTTCCACTACAACAATGGCGTCGTCCACCAGAATGCCAATGCTGAAGATCAGCGCAAAGAGCGTAACGCGGTTGAGCGTGTACCCAAATAGATAAAAGATGGCGAGCGTAAGGGCCAGCGTTACGGGAATCGCGACAAGAACGACTCCAGATTCGCGCCAGCCCAGCGCAAGTGCGATCAGCAATGTGACGGACAAGGTGGCCAGCAGCAAGTGCTTGAGCAACTCATCAGACTTGTCTTTGGCCGTCTCACCGTAGTTGCGCGTGACGGTAAGGTTCAGGTCTGCTGGAATCGTGTTGCCGCGCAGTTCTTCCAAACGCTTGAGAACGCCCTGCGCCACGATGGTGGCATTCGTGCCTTTGCGCTTGGCCACGGTGATGGTTACAGCAGGAAATTCGCCGCCTGTCTGCGCGCTTCCCGACTCCTGCGTCGCGTGGGATGTGCCTGCGCCATTGCCGAACAGCACATAGTCTGCCGGCTCGGCCGGACCATCCTCAATTCTCTGGACCACATCTCTCAGGTACACAGGACGACCGCTGTGAACGCCTACCACAACCAGCTGCAAATCTTCCGCGCGGGTAAAGAAGTTTCCTGCTTCTACCTGAAACTCACGATTATTGTGCGCAAAACTGCCGGCGCTCTCGCGCGAATTTGCAGACTGCAATTGGCTCACAACCTGACCTGGCGTTAAGGCATATCCCGCGAGCTTGCTCGTATCCAGGACCACGCGAACGGATCGCCTTTGCCCTCCGATAATGTTGGTTTCTGAAACGTCATTTACCTGCTGGATAGTGTGCTCGAGTTCTGCGGCGATCTGGCGTAGTTGAAACGGATCGTACTTCGCGCCAGATCTCAATCCCCAGAGTGTCAGGGCCAGAATGGGAACGTTGTCAATGGAGCGGACCTTAATGATGGGTTGCGACACCCCCGGCGGAATACTGTCAAAGTTCGAATACAGTTTGTTGTATGTCTTGACGATTGCGTCTTCTTCCGTGGTGCCCACATAGAAGCGAACGATCACCACGCTCATGCCGGGATGAGAAATCGAATACAAGTATTCAACGCCCGGAATCTCACGCAGCAGCTTCTCCATGGGGATGCTGACGCGCTGCTCCACCTCCTGCGGAGAAGCCCCGGGCATCTGCACCATTACGTCCAGCATGGGCACAACAATCTGGGGCTCTTCTTCGCGCGGCGTGAGCCAGATGGCCGCCGCTCCTAGAAGCAGGGCGGCGGTAATGGCAAGCGGCGTCAACTTCGATTCAATGAAGGTGAGCGCGATCCGCCCCGCCATGCGAAGACCATTCATCACCGCGCCTCAATTCTCTTTCCCGCCAGATCGCGTCCCTCAGGATCAGAAACCACTTTTTCTCCTGGGTTGAGTCCAGACAGAATCTCTATGTCTGCTGCCCGTGCTTTGCCCAGCGTGACATACCGAAGAGCAGCAACATTATTGTCATCGACGGCATAGACGCTTTGAAGCTGGCCGTGTTCCAGCACAGCGGTATGCGGAATGAAGATGGCTTTCCTTTGTCCACGCGTGAATTCAGCGTGGCCAAACTGTCCTGAGCGCAGGCTTGCGTTTGCGGGCAACTCAAGTTTGGCGACAAAGCTACGGCTTGCGGGATCAGCGGCTGGAACTATCTGTACTACTTTGCCGGTCATCGGCGTTCCCTGATATGCATCGAGCAAAACAGGAACAGACACTCCGAGCCACACATACTTAAGATCGTTTTCGTTGACGTTGACTTCCAGCCGGTAACGCCCCGCTGACTCTATGGTCAGCAGCGGCAAGCCGGGCGAAGCCAGAGCACCAGGATCGATCCGCCGCTCTGTAACCACGCCGTCGAATGGCGCTCGAACGCGCGCGCGATCCAGCAAGATAGTTGCCTGTTGCAAGCCTGCAGCTGCCTGAGCGCGAGCGGCGACTGCGGAATCGCGCCGGGCCGTCGCGGATTGCACGCGTGTTTTAATCTCATCAAACTCTTGCGGACTGATCGACTTCTCTTCATGCAGCTTGTTCAAACGTGCGAATGTGGACTGGGCCAAAGTAAGATCGGATTCTGCCAGTGCTACTTCGTGATCGGCAGCGGTTATAGCCGCTTGCGCCTGTTCCAACCCTGCTCGCGGCTGCACATCCTCGATCGTAAGGAGTGTTTCGCCCTGCTTTACGCTATCGCCTTCTTGGACTTTGACCGACGTCACGCGCCCCATAATCTCCGCCGAAATCGGAGCAGTTCGTAAGGCGCGCACCGTTCCGACAACTTCAAATAGGTCCTGTGTAGGCCGCTCTTGCACCTGCGTTAAGGTGAGACCGCGCGCGGTCTCAGGCGTTTTGGCCACAACCGTGCGGTCAGCGCTGCATCCGGCAATTCCCAGCGGGACCGCCAGGAATACGATTAGAAGTAGTTTTGCAGATTTCATGGCGTCACCACCGGCGATTGAGAATTGAGTGAGCCTGTCGCCAACTCCAGCGAGGCGTAGCTGACAATGTAGTGGTAGACGGCTTGCCAATAATTGGTGCGCGCATTGCTCGCCGCATCTTCAGCACGAAGCACGTCTGTGATGGTGTTCATTCCAGCGCGATAGCGATTGGTCACGATTCGCAGGCCTTCCTCCGTCTGGGTAGTCGCTGCTTTTGTTACAGAGAGCATCTGCTGTGCGCTGTCGTAGTCGTAATAGGAGCGGCGAACATCAAGACGTATCCCGTCTTCTGCGCTCTGCTTCAGGGCCTGCATCCGCTCGACGTTGGCTCGCGCCCGGTCCACCGAAGCTGCCTTTTGGCCGCCGGAGAAAATATCGAACTGCAATTCAGCGCCAGCCGCCCAGTTGTTGCTGCCATTGCTGAAAGGAGAAACGTTGTTTAACTCTGAAGTGGCGAACACATTGATGCGCGGCCCATAGGAGCCCCGCGCCGCCTGAAGCCCGGCATCGTTCGCTCTCATGATTGCCGTGACTTCTTTTAAGTCAGAGCGCTGTTTGAGGGCGAGGGCATCCGATTCGGTCAATGACACCGCAGGCAGCGTGCGTTCTGCCAGTTCGGAGGTCAGTCGATAACTGTGATCGGCAACAACTCCCATCGCCACTTCGAGCTCCGCGGCCGCCAAGGCCAGTGCGTTGCGCGCGCGTACAAGTTCCTGCTGGCGGGAGGCAACATCTACCTGGGCTACGAGATAATCCGATTCGACCGTTGTGCCAGCTTCAAAGCGGGCGCGGCTTTGATCTGCAACTGCTTGTGCCGTGCCGGCGGCGTGTTCAGCAAGTTCGACCTGCCGCTTAGCAAAGAGTACTCCATAATATGACTGGATCACGCGATACAAAATCATCTGATCTGCCCTTGCCAGCCGCTCCGCGGACGCAGTTTTCAGCTCCCGTGCTTTGCGCGCGTTGAAAGTGGTGGAGAAGGAATCAAAAATATTCCACTGGCCCCCGAAGCGGGTTGCGAAATTCCCAATCGGCTTGGGATTGTTGAGTTGGTTGAGCGCAAAATCAGCGGCGGAGAATCTTGACTGGCGGAGCCTGGTCCCGAACACGTACACGGGATCGTTGCTGC encodes:
- a CDS encoding efflux RND transporter permease subunit, with product MNGLRMAGRIALTFIESKLTPLAITAALLLGAAAIWLTPREEEPQIVVPMLDVMVQMPGASPQEVEQRVSIPMEKLLREIPGVEYLYSISHPGMSVVIVRFYVGTTEEDAIVKTYNKLYSNFDSIPPGVSQPIIKVRSIDNVPILALTLWGLRSGAKYDPFQLRQIAAELEHTIQQVNDVSETNIIGGQRRSVRVVLDTSKLAGYALTPGQVVSQLQSANSRESAGSFAHNNREFQVEAGNFFTRAEDLQLVVVGVHSGRPVYLRDVVQRIEDGPAEPADYVLFGNGAGTSHATQESGSAQTGGEFPAVTITVAKRKGTNATIVAQGVLKRLEELRGNTIPADLNLTVTRNYGETAKDKSDELLKHLLLATLSVTLLIALALGWRESGVVLVAIPVTLALTLAIFYLFGYTLNRVTLFALIFSIGILVDDAIVVVENIVRHFRLPENFGRPLARVAVEAVDEVGNPTILATFTVIAAILPMAFVRGLMGPYMRPIPVGASAAMLFSLAVAFIVSPWAALRLLRHYSHQGSAQAHGTEGWMTRLYRRLMEPLLASGKRRMIFFIGIAVLLLAACALVPFKLVHVKMLPFDNKSEFQVIVDMPDGTTLEQTTRVAQDLARYLGKQPEVENYQIYSGTAGPYNFNGLVRHYFLRGQPNQADIQVNLLSRHDRNAQSHEIARRLRPGLQQIAQQFGARIKVSEVPPGPPVLQTLVAEVYGPDHNGQVALAAKIKDIFQHTAGVVDVDWYVEDPQPKYNIQVDLDKAALHGVSAADVTRAVQVALHGAEAGLLHSSTSREDIPIEVRLGRSDRSGIDELSNIKLSTAAGGQVSLGEVTRATETTIDRSTYRKNMQPVVYVTGDLAGEEESPVYAIFKMNEAIDRLKLPDGYSVQRYNAVQPGSTEHYSMKWDGEWHITIEVFRDLGLAFAAVLVLIYVLVVGWFKSFRTPLVIMAPIPLTLVGILPAHAMMGAFFTATSMIGFIAGAGIIVRNSIILVDFIELRRSHGVPLAQAVVDAGAIRFRPMLLTAAAVVVGASVILFDPIFQGLAISLMAGEVASTFLSRMAVPVLYYLSERRHEHAIPPHVDAPENVAETVA
- a CDS encoding efflux RND transporter periplasmic adaptor subunit — encoded protein: MKSAKLLLIVFLAVPLGIAGCSADRTVVAKTPETARGLTLTQVQERPTQDLFEVVGTVRALRTAPISAEIMGRVTSVKVQEGDSVKQGETLLTIEDVQPRAGLEQAQAAITAADHEVALAESDLTLAQSTFARLNKLHEEKSISPQEFDEIKTRVQSATARRDSAVAARAQAAAGLQQATILLDRARVRAPFDGVVTERRIDPGALASPGLPLLTIESAGRYRLEVNVNENDLKYVWLGVSVPVLLDAYQGTPMTGKVVQIVPAADPASRSFVAKLELPANASLRSGQFGHAEFTRGQRKAIFIPHTAVLEHGQLQSVYAVDDNNVAALRYVTLGKARAADIEILSGLNPGEKVVSDPEGRDLAGKRIEAR
- a CDS encoding TolC family protein, which gives rise to MRRSFIVAMIVLGLTVAAVAQQEEPLSLQQAVAIALERNPQHKAALAETHAAKADVKEAQSFFFPRITFSEAAIRSNDPVYVFGTRLRQSRFSAADFALNQLNNPKPIGNFATRFGGQWNIFDSFSTTFNARKARELKTASAERLARADQMILYRVIQSYYGVLFAKRQVELAEHAAGTAQAVADQSRARFEAGTTVESDYLVAQVDVASRQQELVRARNALALAAAELEVAMGVVADHSYRLTSELAERTLPAVSLTESDALALKQRSDLKEVTAIMRANDAGLQAARGSYGPRINVFATSELNNVSPFSNGSNNWAAGAELQFDIFSGGQKAASVDRARANVERMQALKQSAEDGIRLDVRRSYYDYDSAQQMLSVTKAATTQTEEGLRIVTNRYRAGMNTITDVLRAEDAASNARTNYWQAVYHYIVSYASLELATGSLNSQSPVVTP